TTATGCCTTAACAAATTTTACCTGTTCTGGCCTAATTTAAAATTTTGCCCATCTTGCAGAAAATAAAGACGTTTCcccttaaaaatatatacattcatcaTCTCTCTGTTTCTATTGATTACACTGTGCATATTAAAAGACAAAACACAAGATGTTTCAATCTTAATGAATTACAGGTACATTCCTGCCCTTTACCATGGTCCTAGCACTGTCAAGGTAGAATTCTTCAGTCTGTAAAacaatacattatatacatattatgTTCATAACACTGATTGATTCTGAATCAGCTTAAGCTTTTCAGTGATACTCGGAGTCATTATCGCCAGACCTGAACCCAGGACCTTCCCATCACCcttgtgtcagtataatgtgactagattagatatcatgtcacgtgtctacggcgtgatattccagtaaagcagcactataaagttgggcattgtgctcactgctacaagtagacacgaATGAACAATATCATTTCAAAAAGAGTCATGACGGTacttagtcgctcatccgacACTGACCTTtagaccttgaaaatataacccCTCTAGATTCAGTCAAGCTGGAACATTGGGACACACTTGAGAGAGGTCAATGAAACTTTCACCTTGATATACatcgagagatattgaaggaactgCGCGAGCATTGTGTAAGAGGACTTTACGTTGGCTGTATTATGACGTCACCAAGTAAATCGATTTAAATGGGCACGTACACACTATCGCCAGTTAAGGCAACAACTGAATGACGTTCTCTTCTCCGACGAGTCGATATTTTTTCAGTCATCGAAGTGATGGCAGGGTTCGAGTATATCGTAGAAGAAATTAACGTTCAGACGACAAACCTGCAACTCTAGCTTTGATATACatcgagagatattgaaggaacttggcacaactgttcaccacaattatttgatgcaTCGTTCGCATGACCTCGGGACAGGTTCTAAGTATAGACTGTTTGAGATTAAAATTCAGGAGATTCATCAGAAATGGTCACATAAGACGGgttgtataatacctttaaaGGTATATGCAAGGTAGACATGCAACCTTTATCCGCCAAAACTCCGtagaatatttcaatgttgtttaatatagtgaaataGAATTAAATGATCCAACCCGAGAGTTAACGATTAATTTATTCAGTGAGAGTTACCGAGGTTGGTCAAGTAAATATCAGGCACtcgtatagtagtcgcaacttgaccgcgatggttgaccatAGGCTGATTAtccatatcgattatttcattagtatGAATAAGGGGTGCAAAGGGtatccatgtatatttatatgcagtaagtttgtatacaatgcactccttttcaataataggttgtgcctcattatgtattataatacaaaggtcaaccatcggggtcaagttgcgtccactatatttTTGAATACCGGACATAACGTTCTCGTATTTTCACCCGGTGTTAGAATAACTTATCTTACACCCCGGGTCGTAGGATTGCAGTTGGGTTGAATGCACAAATACACGCTCCTAAattgttacatctgttttaaagttAAGGTTCAGTGGCATATTTTGATAAGAGTCTGTCCATTACTCGACTAAATGTTGGTGCCTTGGAAACATGAGACTTGTtattataactgaatatttaggaTAAATACTTTATGTGCGACTTGGATGAGAaccacatatatatatttcttacccaTCTAAACAAACAGAACCCATCATTTCCATGCGTTGACCGGGGAGGACCCCAAAATACCACTCGCATGTGTACAccaaaatctaaatctaaatctaACGACGGAGAATTTGGTTTTTGGAAAATTACTCGAGTAAGCCCTCGCCCATATTTTACCATTCTTTTACgttgtgttttaaaaatatctgtggtggactctcgaaacccctcacctttaatgtgtattttttttgcCGGAAATATTTATCTTAGACCCCTAAATcacgcacagaattcaccatttatgtttatgtgggattttaaaaatatctaggtggaggacccacgtgccatcctcacatttatacttcgttttacagaacTGAATTTTTTCGTGCTCTAAAAATCTCGTTGGACTATCCCTCCGACAATTAAAACAgcaatacaatgttattgcaaaggaagcgtcgtttgaggcccctttcacacGCTCAGGCATATCTagattttggttgtttttatacgaaaactataactcgggaggggaactccgaacctcctccaccaccactgTCATAGGAGACATTcatccttttatctctctcttttgaGCGTTATGCAAAAATGAGCACAGCCActgatgtagaaaaaaatatcaaaatacgttccattccgTGATCCTTAACACTTCATACCTATGTACCCTTGCAatgcattttgtcgctaccaataCTCGGCCGAATTTGGTAGTGACTACTATGCGTTGCTACCATTCGGAGGTGTAACAACGGTCACTTAATTGattgaatgcatttaaatatgGTTACTGCTACCCAATTTGGTCAACACAAATGTAGAAAATGCGTTTGTACAGATTTGAACTAAATTAGGACTTctagcgattcttggatgatttgcagAAGATATAAGCAATATACATTTGACCATATCGAGGATGCCATCGCCCGTCTTAAGAGGTGGACAATACTAATATGCAAGAAGAAAATTATGGTTGTTAGTCTTCTTACTCATCTCTATTGATGTAAAAAATGTACGAAATTTTAAAGCCATAGTAAGTATTCAAGGTAAGTGAAGTTAAACAAAATAACCAAGAAATTCTGATCTTTCAGTTAGAAAagcccataattctgacaaaggGTTAAAGTTCTTGACCTGCTTACTAATCTAATGATAACAAGTGAACGaaatattgccatgcaatacaaatcccctactggaaggcaccttattttctctactgtagtataacataatgaaatgACATCTGTcaattatgtataaacaatattgtactacatatacaatatgttataacaaaacacttggattaaaatttgtatatataaaaacctatagttgttttaaTAAAGCatttttggccaattatcaaaaatatatcatataagttatttatagtaaaaacaaaattctacataagtccacataaaactctttaccagatagagataggtcaaaatacacctaaaaattggatgtaacatgcatgttgctacacagaaaaatggtctcaagttttccctacggcctgtaataaataagttacaatataaacaatataagctttttatagtagcaacaaagggacataattctaaaaatggTGCCTCATGGTGATAAACTTTTGTGCTAAGTTACaacaaaatccttccatgcatgaagaagaaatgcaacGGAAAGAagttattcttgaatttggcatttgacctctaagtgtgaccttgaccttagacttagggacctggttctcgcGCATAACAATCCGTCTCATTTTAGTgaacatatatgccaagttacatgaaaatccctctatgcatgaagaagtaatgttccagacaaagtcattcttgtatctgacctttggcttctatgtatgaccttgaccttcgccCTAGGGACACAGTTCTtacgcacgacactccgtctcatagtggtgaacatttgggccaagcgatattcaaatcctgtttttcatgacaaagttatacaccggtaAGGAAATATTTTCCATaccctttgatctccaagtgtgacctttacctttaagttagggttctgggtgtagcgcatgacacgtcgtcttatcatggggaacatttacgccaagcaatattaaaatctcttgactgatgacagagttctggaccggacaagaaaaaaaaacccattgacatttgacctccaactgtgaacttgacttttgagctagaggtccgggtttttcgcatgacacatcgtcttatcatggtgaatatttgtgccaagtaatattaaaatcccttttaggatgacagagttatggaccagacagttaaaaaaaaaccctgttgacatttgacctccagttgtgacactgacctttgagccagggctCCGCAATTTCCGCATGACACGTTGTCCCATTAtgggaaatatttatgccaagtgatattaaagtcccttatgaatgacagagttatggaccggacacgaaacagaccctgttcatgccatgttaacacttaactgccaagtgtgacctcgaccttttaGCTagtggtctgaaagttgtgcatcacacattgtcttattatgaggtacatttgtgccaagtaacatgtgccggacacaaaattgcggacgaaaggaaggacggaatgacggacggacggactgaaaagcgcattcctatagtccccgaaactggtttatAACCAGTACGGGGCTAATAAAGTATAcatagtttcaaagctatagctcttacagAATGCAAGAAGAGTAGAcctaaataaaattcaaattttatacgAACGGGCCACAAGTTAGACAAATTGCAAGTCAAACATGGCTTTTGGTCGTCATTGATAAACAAGCCTGTTTCAAAGCTAGTGTATTTATAGCATTGAAGTAAAATGGTTATGgacacaaagtttaaaaaaaggaaattcaAACTCTCTCTCCCTaaacaaaagggccattattctaaCAAAAACTTGTTATAGTTGTGGATTTTGGTCTGGTTACACATcttataatgataaacaaatgtgcaagtggacctaaacaaaaaatataccaagaaaataaaaataaaaaaaccgggggagtggggtggggtggggcggtattttgacaaaatgcttaGTTATAGTTCTTGGCGAACaagtcaacttatgatggtaaacaagtgtgaaaagtttcaaagctatagctattattgtttttgagaaaaggtggacacaaacaaaaaatttaaccgacaccgacgatcaagtgacgacaatacctcgtagatatatttaaaaaatcaggCAAACTAAGAAGGATGGCCATTGACTTGATTATTGACATTTCTGAATACTTTTAATGAAAGTTATTGGATAACATACCTTTTTCCTAAAAACCAATACCGTACAAAAATGGCAATCGTCATAAATAGTACCAAAGCTATTGATGTTactatcaaaatatgttttgagCCGACATTTTCTTCCATCAAATTTAAGGTTCCGTTCTTGGAATCGTATGTTTGTGATATATGAGAATGTTTTgtagaaactgtttgtgaaataTAAGGATGTCTAGACGAATGATTTTCATCCCATGTACCATTTTCTGAAGGATGTTCATCTAACAAATTGCTGGGTGCCGTATTGTGATATAACGAAATGTATGTCTCATATTCTCTCTTGCAAAAAGGTATATCTTCTAAAATTGAGTCACCAAATCTAGAAATTCCGAATAAGTCGTTTGTCTGTATTTCGTGGTTCCTCCATGTGTCTATAAAGCTTATGTCTCCGGTTAGCCCCCATATCATGTCTGAAACgagtttaacaaaacaaaaagaaactgactatagtttgtaatatttgtatcatgtcattttgttacaatcaaataaagtgaaatatcaatacaagagggccatgatggccctatatcgctcacctgttatcattgcacttgaggacaagaaggtcctcagaaaaaatatctaagtccaaaggacaggaacaacaaagaaaagaaatttaaccaaaaagaaaaagaattcttacaaggtacagatatgtcaaaatacacctaaatattggaggtaccatccatgttgtaccacagaaaagtggtctcggtttttccctacggccaataataaaaaagttactaaaaataagctatttatagtaacgtaaaagggaagtaattaaaaagaaaattattgtaagggaacaaaagaaggatctgccaaataaatctgttgacataaatgaaatttcagatcagtatcttcattagttacggagatatacccattttaatttgaaataaagggaggtaattagacataaaatcagtccatagttatctaccctgattgactcagtccaactaatgacaacaatgaaatttcaaataagtcctataa
The genomic region above belongs to Mercenaria mercenaria strain notata chromosome 12, MADL_Memer_1, whole genome shotgun sequence and contains:
- the LOC128547244 gene encoding uncharacterized protein LOC128547244 — its product is MIWGLTGDISFIDTWRNHEIQTNDLFGISRFGDSILEDIPFCKREYETYISLYHNTAPSNLLDEHPSENGTWDENHSSRHPYISQTVSTKHSHISQTYDSKNGTLNLMEENVGSKHILIVTSIALVLFMTIAIFVRYWFLGKRRRKLLHSPVCLR